Below is a genomic region from Thermococcus sp..
AGGGCGTTACGTACTTCGCTATCTTCTTCATATCCGGGGTCTTCATGACGATGCCTTCCCTTCCCTCCCGGCTGAGTCTCTCGATTAGGTCGTAGAGGTCATCCAGACGGGAGCGGTCGAAGAGGCCAAACGTCGCAACGTGCCGGATCCCGTATTCCTCGGCCAGCTTAAGCCTCTCCTCCACAGAGAGGCTTCGTCCGGTTCCCTTCTCCTGGATGTCAAACAGAAAGAACTCTATGTCCTCCTCCACATAGGGCGGCCCCTCGACTATGTAGGGGCTCTCCGGGCCAGCCATCTCCCCCGCCAAGACGAGGTTTGGATAGTCCCTGAAGAACTCCCCGTTTATGAAGTCAAGTATTCGCTCCGTCGTGAAAGGACAGACGAAGCCGCCGCGGGTGAGGGCGAGAACCTTATCCCCGACCTTAACGACCCGGACGTTGTAGCCGTCCACCTTCTCCTCGACGTAGAACGGCCTGTTTTTGAAGACCCGCCTTATCCCGTTCTCCAGCTGGACGACGCGCTTTATGTGGGGAAATCCAAGAACAACGTCCCCGTTATCAAAGACAACCGTTCCGCGCCGGAAGCCCTTGGCGGAATCCCGGAAGCGGACGTACCTGATGCCTTCAAATTCCCCCTCCACAACTCCACCCTTGCCCTCAAGAACCGTCAGCCTGTCCTCAGGAACGCCGAGTTTGAGAAGCATTGCCCTAAAGCCCGAGCTTACCATCGTCCCACCAATCTAAATTGGACTGCATCGTTAATAATCATTATGAATATATGGGAAAACTGCTACCACACCATGCGCGAGAGCAGGTAGTGTCCAATGACCCCAAGGAGATAGGGGGATGTAAACAACAGATAAGCCGTGAGGAATCCAAAGTTGTTCTCGCCCCCACCATTGAAAACCGCTTCCACCACCGAGATCGTTATGACAACAAAGAAAGGAACAACTAAGCCCAGCATCAGAAAAGAGCCCTCTTGAAACTCCGTCTTTCTCAGGAAGATAACCGTGAGCAACGCCAGAACAAGAACCGGGTACAGCAACATACCCCACGACTCAATAAAAATATACCTCACAGATACGGGATCAAACTCAACCTCAATGCCTGGAATCACATTAATAACAGTTGGATAGTGCTGTGCAAGATAACTGAACCCTTCAATCATGAGGGGCAGTGAGGGCATCGTGGCGAGGATGAACAGAACGGCAGGAACGGAGGAATCCTTTTGTACGTTAGGCATGCCCACCCCATCGTAACTACGCGAAGGAGTACTTAAAGATTTCCCCCGGAACATAGCAATGAGTGCTTCAACGTTGAGAGAACAAAAGAAGAGGTAAAAGGCACTCCAGTGTGCATCAGCGCAGCTCTTCAGCGCTTCATGGTTGAGAGAACCTTGCTGGTGATGTCGTTGCCTTCCTTGTCGTAGATTCTGTAGTAGGCGCTGTAGGGCAGCTTCATCTTGGCCCTGTGCATCGCACCGAGGGCGAACTTGAGGTGGTTCTCGTTGACCCAGACGGTGAGGATCTTCTGGTCCTTCTTGACCCTTGCGGCGAGTCCTATCGGCTTTCCGAAGGGCCTCCTCATACCGTTTCCGTAACGGTCTGCCTTCCTTCCGGTGGCCATCGGGTTCTCACGGAGAACCTGGAAGGGGTAAACCCTTATCTTGAAGTGGTAGTTGCTCCTTCCTACATTCTTCTGGAGGTACCTGTTCACCTGAATACGGATGGCCTCAAGGGCGTTCTGCCTTATCTGCATGGCCTGCTCGGCGTGAAGGCTGACCTCGTACTCGAATTCAGCGGAGAGGTTGCCCATGTCGAAGATCGTTATCTTCGGACCGGGCGCACCGCGTATGTATTCCCTCCTCGTGTAAGCGGGCTTGTCAACGTCCCTATCAATCTTGGCTGGTCTCAGTCCCATACTCTCACCTCCAAATGAGCGTAAGCTAAGCCTAAACTTAGGCGAGTGCTCTCTTTTATAAAAGTTTTGGAGTTCCCGTCAGAGGGCACTTACTTCCCACTGCCTTTAAGCTTAACGCTCTGCCAGAGCAAGGCTATCGAAACGGGTGCGAACGCCAGCAGGGCGAGGTTGAGAGTTATAACCCAGTGAAGCTCCCCCAGCGAGTAGGCGAAGCCGAACAGCATTCCACCCAGGAAAGTTGAGAGGTTCTGGACGCCGTTGACGCCGCCTATGGCAAGGGAAGAGCGGTGGTAGGAAGCGAGAACCTTCCTCGAAATCGGGCGGAAGCTCTGGAAGGCGAAGAGCGCTAGGAATATCCCGAGGAACACCGTCGGGGCGGTCTTCACTGCAGCGAGAAGCGGTGAGAGTGCCGCCATCAGAGAGGTCAGCAGAACCATCCGCCTCTCGCTCCTCACGTCAGCGGCCCAGGAGGCAAAGTAGCTGAGCATCGCGGACAGAAAACCGGCCCAGCCGATTAGCGTTGCTGTCGTTGCCTTGTCCATCCCAAGTGCCTCCGAGACGTAAACGTAGGTTATCTCGCCGGAGGTGAATGCGACTATGACGGCCATCAGCGAGGCGATAATCAAAACCCTCCGGGGGTCGAGGCTCGGCCTTTCACCGTCGGGAGTTTTCTTCCGTTTGGGCGTTATTCTATCGTAGAGGAGGACGTAGCTGGCCACCATTATCAGGCCGGTCAGGACGAAGAACGCCGAGGCAATCCACATCTGACCGCCCAGTCCGAGGTCTATCGTGTAGGCATAGATGTAGTTTCCGAGGAGAGCGGCTATGCTGCCAAAGAAGAAGTATATCGCCGTGACCCTCGCCCTTATCTCCCTGGGAGTGGCCACGGCTATCACAAACTGTGCCATCGGCCAGCTGAGACCGTTGAGGAAACCGTTGAGGAGCTTTATTCCGGCCACCTGAACCCATGTCGATGTCAGGGGGTAGAGCTGAACCGCGAGGGCGTTCCCCATCATGGCCACCGCGCCAATATAGACGAGCCTTTTACCCCTCTCAAGGATCAGTCCACCGAAGACCGACGAAAACGCCCTTGCAAGGACGAATGACATCGAGACGATTGAAA
It encodes:
- a CDS encoding RNA ligase gives rise to the protein MVSSGFRAMLLKLGVPEDRLTVLEGKGGVVEGEFEGIRYVRFRDSAKGFRRGTVVFDNGDVVLGFPHIKRVVQLENGIRRVFKNRPFYVEEKVDGYNVRVVKVGDKVLALTRGGFVCPFTTERILDFINGEFFRDYPNLVLAGEMAGPESPYIVEGPPYVEEDIEFFLFDIQEKGTGRSLSVEERLKLAEEYGIRHVATFGLFDRSRLDDLYDLIERLSREGREGIVMKTPDMKKIAKYVTPYANINDIKIGSHIFFDLPHGYFMGRIKRLAFYLAEKHVRGEEFDEYAKALGKALLRPFVESIHEVANGGEVEEVFTVRVKNITTAHKMVTHFERLGVKIHIEDIEDLKNGYWRITFKRVYPDATREMRELWNGLAFVD
- a CDS encoding 50S ribosomal protein L16; the encoded protein is MGLRPAKIDRDVDKPAYTRREYIRGAPGPKITIFDMGNLSAEFEYEVSLHAEQAMQIRQNALEAIRIQVNRYLQKNVGRSNYHFKIRVYPFQVLRENPMATGRKADRYGNGMRRPFGKPIGLAARVKKDQKILTVWVNENHLKFALGAMHRAKMKLPYSAYYRIYDKEGNDITSKVLSTMKR
- a CDS encoding MFS transporter, with amino-acid sequence MESRRLAGILLLILSAFTGTIAFRLATPAIAFYTRDILQASMLSVSIVSMSFVLARAFSSVFGGLILERGKRLVYIGAVAMMGNALAVQLYPLTSTWVQVAGIKLLNGFLNGLSWPMAQFVIAVATPREIRARVTAIYFFFGSIAALLGNYIYAYTIDLGLGGQMWIASAFFVLTGLIMVASYVLLYDRITPKRKKTPDGERPSLDPRRVLIIASLMAVIVAFTSGEITYVYVSEALGMDKATTATLIGWAGFLSAMLSYFASWAADVRSERRMVLLTSLMAALSPLLAAVKTAPTVFLGIFLALFAFQSFRPISRKVLASYHRSSLAIGGVNGVQNLSTFLGGMLFGFAYSLGELHWVITLNLALLAFAPVSIALLWQSVKLKGSGK